One window of the Salvia miltiorrhiza cultivar Shanhuang (shh) chromosome 6, IMPLAD_Smil_shh, whole genome shotgun sequence genome contains the following:
- the LOC130990507 gene encoding uncharacterized protein LOC130990507 translates to MGRKDLSTGDRNSIVQFILEDSQGGKPKRGRIQAAAVKFGVCRRTVTRLWTAAKKQQNQGQHMHSISGKINKLRRKRVEIDLQLISTLELSKRSTIRRLASGINCSKSTVGRWISKGLIRAHTSAIKPDLTAPNKLLRLKFSLEAIEYDRILKVLQFKSMHNTVHIDEKWFYITKANHRFYLTPGEAEPHRTCKSKKFITKVMFMCAVCRPLIAEDGTVLFDGKIGIFPFTEYVPAKRNSKNREAGTLEQKPIQSITKEVIKDCIINKIIPAIKAKWPQFASRVIFIQQDNAKPHIKDSDPDFRKAASSDGFDIKIVHQPPNSPDTNINDLGWFRAIQRLQTESVCTNVDTLVEAVKSSFDELSPTTLNKVFLSLQGCLTEILKVKGQNCYKIPHMKKGSLTRQGELPINLQVPHDLVKEAINYLMENGIVSGMDHLRNALGISSISLDEIEYQMNGLGIQVS, encoded by the exons atggGGCGAAAAGATCTATCAACAGGCGATAGAAACTCGATCGTGCAGTTTATTCTTGAAGACAGCCAAGGTGGAAAGCCAAAACGGGGCAGAATTCAGGCTGCTGCTGTCAAGTTCGGCGTTTGCCGTCGGACGGTGACGCGACTATGGACTGCTGCAAAAAAACAACAGAATCAAGGTCAGCATATGCATTCAATCAGTGGCAAAATCAATAAACTACGACGCAAGAGAGTTGAAATAGATCTTCAATTAATTTCAACATTGGAGCTAAGCAAAAGATCAACCATTCGGAGGCTAGCAAGTGGAATAAATTGCAGCAAGAGCACAGTTGGGCGATGGATTAGCAAGGGTTTGATCAGGGCTCATACTAGTGCGATAAAACCCGACTTAACAGCCCCTAACAAGTTGCTACGTCTAAAGTTTTCTCTTGAAGCAATCGAGTATGATAGAATACTCAAGGTGCTTCAATTCAAGAGTATGCACAACACGGTGCATattgatgagaaatggttttACATAACCAAAGCAAATCACCGGTTTTATTTGACACCCGGAGAGGCCGAACCACACAGGACTTGCAAGTCAAAGAAGTTCATAACGAAAGTGATGTTCATGTGCGCTGTGTGCAGGCCCTTGATTGCAGAAGATGGGACTGTGCTTTTTGATGGGAAAATAGGCATTTTCCCATTTACAGAATATGTACCAGCCAAGAGAAATAGCAAAAACAGGGAGGCAGGTACTCTGGAGCAAAAGCCCATTCAATCAATCACCAAGGAAGTAATTAAGGACTGCATTATTAATAAG ATTATTCCTGCCATAAAGGCCAAGTGGCCACAATTTGCAAGTAGGGTGATCTTTATTCAACAAGACAACGCGAAGCCTCACATTAAAGATAGTGATCCAGATTTTAGAAAGGCTGCCAGCTCAGATGGATTTGACATAAAGATTGTTCATCAACCACCCAATTCACCGGATACCAACATTAATGATCTTGGTTGGTTTAGGGCCATTCAAAGACTACAAACTGAATCAGTTTGTACCAACGTAGATACACTAGTGGAGGCAGTGAAGAGTTCATTTGATGAACTATCTCCTACAACACTCAACAAGGTTTTCTTAAGCCTTCAAGGTTGTTTGACTGAAATTCTAAAGGTGAAAGGCCAAAACTGCTACAAAATCCCTCATATGAAGAAAGGATCACTTACTAGGCAGGGAGAACTACCAATCAACTTACAAGTTCCACATGATTTAGTTAAAGAGGCAATTAACTATCTCATGGAGAATGGAATTGTAAGTGGCATGGATCATCTAAGGAATGCACTTGGAATAAGTTCAATTTCCTTAGATGAAATTGAATACCAAATGAATGGCTTAGGTATTCAAGTTTCATGA